Proteins from a genomic interval of Halomonas alkaliantarctica:
- the fdhA gene encoding formaldehyde dehydrogenase, glutathione-independent — MNAANRGVVYKGPGEVAVESIAYPELALGNRKCEHGVILKVVTTNICGSDQHMVRGRTTAPSGLVLGHEITGLVVECGRDVEFIQPGDLVSVPFNIACGRCRNCKEGRTGICLNVNPARPGAAYGYVDMGGWVGGQTEYVMVPYADFNLLKFPDADQAMEKIKDLTLLSDIFPTGFHGCVTAGVGPGSTVYIAGAGPVGLAAAVSAQLLGAACVIVGDMIEERLAQARSFGCETIDLTQDGDMADKIEVILGEREVDAFVDCVGFEAHACGCNHGKEAPATVLNSAMTLTRAGGQIGIPGLYVTEDPGAADDAAKQGALSMRFGLGWAKSHSFHTGQCPVMKYHRPLMQAILFGKVNIADAVNVQMITLDQAPQGYADFDGGAAKKFVIDPHGSVA, encoded by the coding sequence ATGAATGCAGCCAACCGCGGTGTGGTCTACAAGGGGCCGGGAGAGGTCGCCGTTGAGTCCATTGCCTATCCTGAACTCGCCCTCGGCAATCGCAAGTGCGAGCACGGCGTGATTCTCAAGGTGGTTACCACCAACATTTGCGGCAGCGACCAGCACATGGTACGCGGCCGCACCACCGCACCATCGGGTTTGGTGCTTGGTCACGAAATCACCGGCCTGGTCGTCGAGTGCGGTCGCGACGTCGAGTTTATTCAACCCGGCGACCTGGTTTCTGTGCCGTTCAACATTGCCTGTGGTCGCTGTCGCAACTGTAAAGAAGGCCGCACCGGTATCTGCCTCAACGTCAATCCAGCCCGTCCTGGCGCCGCCTACGGCTACGTGGATATGGGCGGCTGGGTCGGCGGTCAGACCGAATACGTGATGGTTCCTTACGCCGACTTTAACCTGCTGAAGTTCCCGGATGCCGATCAGGCCATGGAGAAGATCAAGGATCTGACCTTGCTCTCCGATATTTTCCCCACCGGCTTCCACGGCTGCGTGACCGCCGGTGTCGGTCCGGGTAGCACCGTCTATATCGCTGGTGCCGGGCCCGTGGGGCTGGCAGCTGCGGTGTCTGCTCAGTTGCTGGGCGCCGCCTGCGTGATCGTCGGCGACATGATCGAAGAGCGACTGGCCCAGGCCCGCAGCTTCGGCTGCGAGACCATCGACCTGACCCAGGATGGCGACATGGCTGATAAGATCGAGGTGATTCTCGGCGAACGTGAGGTCGATGCCTTTGTCGATTGTGTCGGCTTCGAGGCCCATGCCTGTGGTTGTAACCACGGTAAAGAAGCGCCTGCCACGGTGCTCAATTCTGCGATGACGCTGACTCGGGCGGGCGGCCAGATCGGTATTCCGGGCCTCTACGTGACCGAAGACCCAGGCGCGGCTGACGACGCAGCCAAACAGGGCGCCTTGAGCATGCGCTTTGGCCTTGGCTGGGCCAAATCCCATAGTTTCCATACCGGTCAGTGCCCAGTGATGAAGTACCATCGACCACTGATGCAGGCAATCCTGTTCGGCAAGGTCAATATTGCCGATGCGGTGAATGTCCAGATGATCACTCTGGATCAGGCACCCCAGGGCTATGCCGACTTCGATGGCGGCGCTGCTAAGAAATTCGTCATTGACCCCCATGGCAGCGTGGCTTAA
- a CDS encoding NAD(P)H-dependent oxidoreductase subunit E, which translates to MTVQTVTPKRRFRGKPRGRDLDPSLVEGLRELLGDERDNATLRRRDLLIEHLHVIQDTRGHLPLAELRALAAYMNLPMAAVYETATFYAHFDVIHDDQLPPPAVTIRVCDSLTCQLAGAEALKAQLEDNVDIEQVRVLRAPCMGRCDTAPVVEVGHHHVPFATQAQIASVIEKGHFHPAPVDWQRLDDYRREGGLVLLQACHDGSVTVEALMEAMQQANLRGLGGAGFPTFKKWTFVRQEAGPRYCAINADEGEPGTFKDRYYLERSPHQFLEGALVSAWAVDAEALYIYLRDEYPALHSVLREAIGELEAAGLVTPGYIVLRRGAGAYICGEESAMIESLEGKPGKPRHRPPFVAQKGLFDCPTLVNNVETVYWIPMIWQRGADAFSSQGRNGRVGLRSFSVSGRVKQPGVYLAPAGITLNELVDEYCGGMADGHRLAAYLPGGASGGILPASKADIPLDFDTLQAHGSFIGSAAVIVLSDQDDLRGVATNLLAFFADESCGQCTPCRVGTEKMLTLLERNEWDAGLMTQLSQVMIDASICGLGQAAPNPVLGLLKDFRGELAAQNVIVKG; encoded by the coding sequence ATGACCGTCCAGACCGTGACCCCCAAGCGCCGCTTTCGCGGCAAGCCCCGCGGCCGTGATCTCGACCCCAGTCTTGTTGAGGGGTTGCGTGAACTGCTGGGCGACGAACGAGATAACGCCACACTGCGCCGCCGCGACCTGCTGATTGAACACCTGCATGTCATTCAGGACACTCGGGGCCATCTGCCGCTGGCGGAATTACGTGCCTTGGCGGCTTACATGAATCTGCCCATGGCAGCGGTCTACGAGACCGCCACTTTCTATGCGCACTTCGACGTCATCCACGACGATCAGTTGCCGCCGCCCGCGGTGACCATTCGTGTTTGCGACTCACTCACCTGTCAGTTGGCCGGTGCCGAGGCGCTTAAGGCACAGCTTGAAGATAACGTGGATATCGAGCAGGTACGGGTGCTGCGGGCGCCCTGTATGGGGCGCTGCGACACGGCGCCGGTCGTCGAAGTAGGGCACCACCATGTGCCGTTCGCCACCCAGGCGCAGATCGCGTCGGTGATCGAAAAGGGCCACTTTCACCCCGCTCCCGTCGACTGGCAGCGATTGGACGACTATCGCCGCGAGGGCGGGCTGGTCTTGCTCCAGGCCTGTCACGACGGCAGCGTTACAGTAGAAGCGCTCATGGAAGCAATGCAGCAGGCCAATCTGCGCGGCTTAGGCGGTGCTGGCTTTCCTACCTTTAAAAAATGGACGTTCGTACGTCAGGAGGCTGGCCCGCGCTACTGTGCTATCAATGCCGACGAAGGTGAACCCGGCACCTTCAAGGACCGCTATTACCTGGAGCGCTCGCCTCACCAGTTTCTTGAAGGGGCCTTGGTCAGCGCCTGGGCGGTCGACGCCGAGGCGCTGTATATCTATCTGCGCGATGAGTACCCAGCGTTACATAGCGTGTTGCGTGAGGCGATTGGCGAGCTTGAGGCTGCGGGTCTGGTGACGCCGGGGTACATCGTGCTGCGCCGCGGCGCGGGGGCTTATATCTGCGGCGAAGAGTCGGCGATGATTGAGTCTCTGGAAGGCAAGCCGGGTAAGCCCCGCCATCGCCCGCCTTTTGTTGCCCAGAAGGGACTCTTTGACTGCCCAACGCTGGTCAATAACGTCGAGACCGTCTACTGGATTCCCATGATTTGGCAGCGCGGCGCTGACGCTTTCTCAAGCCAAGGGCGCAATGGCCGCGTAGGGCTGCGTAGCTTCTCGGTTTCGGGCCGGGTCAAACAGCCCGGGGTATATTTAGCGCCTGCGGGCATCACCCTCAACGAATTGGTTGACGAGTATTGCGGCGGTATGGCCGATGGTCACCGCCTAGCTGCCTACCTGCCCGGCGGTGCTTCGGGCGGTATTCTGCCCGCTAGCAAGGCCGATATCCCCCTTGACTTCGATACGCTTCAAGCGCACGGCAGTTTTATCGGTTCTGCCGCGGTGATCGTGCTTTCTGATCAGGACGACCTGCGCGGGGTTGCGACCAATCTGCTGGCCTTCTTTGCTGATGAATCCTGTGGCCAGTGCACACCCTGCCGGGTGGGCACTGAAAAAATGCTTACCCTGCTCGAACGTAACGAATGGGATGCGGGGCTGATGACACAGCTCTCCCAGGTAATGATCGATGCCTCCATTTGCGGGCTCGGCCAGGCGGCGCCTAACCCGGTGCTGGGGCTGCTCAAGGATTTTCGCGGCGAACTTGCCGCCCAGAACGTCATCGTCAAGGGGTAG
- the fdhF gene encoding formate dehydrogenase subunit alpha, with protein MSEQTFTLTLDGVEVSASPGESLWQVAKRAGETIPHLCFKDASGYRADGNCRACMVEIEGERALAASCLREAAPGMVVKSVNSERAHTARKMVMEMLLVDQPEREESPDSSSHFWAMADQLAIDATAVRQKLPRREERKAPTVHHVATRADSLAQDSSHSAMRVNLDACIECNLCVRACREVQVNDVIGLAHRGAASKIVFDFDDPMGDSTCVACGECVQACPTGALMPATLVDQAGHGDSAVADRKVDSVCPYCGVGCQLTYHIKDDEILYVEGRDGPSNENRLCVKGRFGYDYPRHPSRLVTPLIRREGVAKGIDPDFDPAKPLTHFREASWDEALEVAASGLVNLKVNHGPDALAGFGSAKCSNEEAWLFQKLVRTGFGSNHVDHCTRLCHASSVAALMECIGSGSVTASFMQASQADVVILTGCNPAVNHPVAATFFKQAAKRGTKIMILDPRGQSLDAYAHLSVRFSPGADVALFNAILNVIISEELYDTAYIAEHTEGFEALKMHTVDMTPEAMSGLCGVEPETIREVARLYANAERAMIFWGMGISQHTHGTDNARCLISLALACGQTGRPGTGLHPLRGQNNVQGASDAGLIPMVMPDYQPVNDDQVRAAFEELWNTKLDPTPGLTVVEIMDAITAGTIRGMYIQGENPAMSDPDLAHARAALAKLEHLVVQDLFVTETAQFADVILPASAWPEKNGTVTNTNRQVQMGRAALPLPGQAKPDWWIIQEIANRFGLDWNYQHPQDVFAEMKQGMASLDHISWERLEREQSVTYPCPAEDAPGHDVVFTEAFPTASGRAKFAPTRPLPPDEPVDNDYPTVLTTGRQLEHWHTGSMTRRAKVLDDLEPEAVASLAPAEFIRLGMAPGDELTIATRRGSITLKARTDPGMPEGMVFVPFCYGEAAANLLTNPALDPFGKIPEFKYAACRLSRSATFQEEESLSV; from the coding sequence ATGAGCGAACAAACCTTCACTCTGACGCTTGACGGCGTTGAGGTCAGCGCAAGCCCCGGTGAAAGCCTCTGGCAGGTAGCCAAACGCGCTGGCGAGACCATTCCCCACCTGTGTTTCAAGGACGCCAGCGGCTATCGCGCCGACGGCAACTGCCGCGCCTGCATGGTGGAAATCGAGGGCGAGCGGGCGTTAGCCGCCAGCTGTCTGCGCGAAGCGGCGCCCGGTATGGTGGTCAAGAGCGTCAACTCCGAACGCGCGCACACGGCCCGCAAGATGGTCATGGAAATGCTGCTGGTCGACCAGCCTGAGCGGGAAGAGAGCCCCGACAGCTCAAGCCATTTCTGGGCCATGGCTGACCAGTTGGCCATTGATGCCACGGCGGTACGCCAAAAGCTCCCTCGGCGCGAAGAGCGTAAGGCGCCTACCGTGCACCATGTGGCGACCCGGGCGGACAGCCTGGCGCAGGACAGCAGCCACTCGGCCATGCGCGTCAATCTTGACGCCTGCATCGAGTGCAACCTGTGTGTGCGCGCCTGTCGCGAGGTGCAGGTCAACGATGTTATCGGTCTGGCGCACCGTGGGGCGGCGTCCAAGATCGTGTTTGATTTCGACGACCCCATGGGGGATAGCACCTGCGTGGCCTGTGGCGAGTGCGTTCAAGCCTGCCCCACCGGCGCCCTGATGCCCGCTACCCTGGTCGATCAGGCGGGCCACGGCGATTCTGCCGTGGCTGACCGCAAGGTCGATTCGGTATGCCCTTACTGCGGGGTTGGCTGCCAGCTCACCTACCATATCAAGGACGATGAGATCCTTTATGTGGAGGGCCGCGACGGCCCCTCTAACGAGAACCGGCTATGTGTTAAAGGCCGCTTCGGCTATGACTATCCACGCCATCCATCCCGGCTGGTTACTCCGCTGATTCGTCGCGAGGGTGTCGCAAAAGGAATCGACCCGGACTTTGACCCCGCCAAGCCCCTGACGCATTTCCGCGAGGCGAGCTGGGACGAAGCCCTTGAGGTTGCCGCCAGCGGGCTCGTGAACCTTAAAGTGAATCATGGCCCTGATGCCCTGGCGGGATTCGGGAGCGCCAAGTGCTCCAACGAAGAGGCGTGGCTGTTCCAGAAACTGGTGCGTACCGGCTTTGGCTCCAACCATGTGGATCACTGTACCCGCTTGTGCCACGCAAGCTCCGTGGCGGCGCTGATGGAGTGTATTGGCTCTGGCTCGGTAACCGCCTCCTTTATGCAGGCCAGCCAGGCCGACGTGGTGATTCTTACCGGCTGTAATCCCGCGGTGAACCATCCTGTGGCGGCCACCTTCTTTAAACAGGCTGCCAAGCGCGGTACCAAGATCATGATCCTCGACCCCCGCGGTCAGTCGCTGGATGCCTACGCCCACCTGAGCGTGCGCTTTTCACCCGGCGCCGATGTGGCACTTTTTAATGCCATTCTCAATGTGATCATCAGCGAAGAGCTTTATGACACGGCCTATATCGCCGAGCATACCGAGGGCTTTGAGGCGCTGAAAATGCATACGGTTGACATGACCCCCGAAGCGATGAGCGGTTTGTGCGGCGTTGAGCCAGAGACCATTCGCGAAGTGGCCAGGCTCTATGCCAACGCCGAGCGGGCAATGATTTTCTGGGGCATGGGCATTTCCCAGCACACCCACGGCACCGATAACGCCCGCTGCCTGATTTCGTTGGCGTTGGCTTGCGGCCAAACTGGGCGCCCTGGCACCGGCCTGCACCCTTTGCGGGGGCAGAACAACGTTCAAGGGGCTTCTGATGCGGGGCTGATCCCCATGGTGATGCCGGACTACCAGCCGGTCAATGATGATCAGGTTCGTGCGGCGTTCGAAGAGCTATGGAATACCAAACTGGATCCTACGCCCGGCCTCACCGTGGTGGAAATCATGGACGCCATCACTGCAGGCACTATTCGCGGGATGTACATCCAGGGTGAAAACCCGGCAATGTCCGACCCGGATCTCGCCCATGCGCGGGCCGCCCTGGCCAAGCTAGAGCATCTGGTGGTGCAGGATCTGTTTGTCACTGAGACTGCCCAGTTTGCCGATGTCATTCTGCCTGCCTCCGCCTGGCCTGAGAAAAACGGCACCGTCACCAACACCAATCGGCAAGTGCAGATGGGGCGTGCGGCGTTGCCGCTACCGGGCCAGGCCAAGCCGGACTGGTGGATTATCCAGGAAATCGCCAACCGTTTCGGCCTGGACTGGAACTATCAGCATCCACAGGACGTTTTCGCCGAGATGAAACAAGGCATGGCCTCTCTCGACCATATTTCCTGGGAGCGTTTGGAGCGCGAGCAGTCGGTCACCTACCCCTGCCCAGCGGAGGACGCGCCGGGGCACGACGTGGTCTTTACTGAGGCATTCCCCACCGCCAGCGGTCGGGCGAAGTTCGCGCCTACGCGGCCGCTGCCCCCGGACGAGCCGGTGGACAACGACTACCCGACGGTGCTGACCACTGGTCGCCAGTTGGAGCACTGGCATACCGGTTCCATGACCCGCCGCGCCAAGGTGCTCGATGACCTGGAGCCGGAAGCCGTAGCCAGCCTGGCACCCGCTGAGTTTATTCGGTTGGGGATGGCGCCGGGCGATGAACTGACCATCGCCACCCGGAGGGGATCCATCACCCTCAAGGCGAGAACGGACCCGGGCATGCCCGAGGGCATGGTATTCGTGCCTTTCTGTTACGGGGAAGCCGCGGCGAATCTATTGACCAACCCGGCGCTTGACCCGTTTGGCAAGATACCGGAGTTCAAGTATGCCGCTTGCCGGCTGAGCCGCAGTGCTACCTTTCAAGAGGAGGAGTCGTTAAGCGTCTAA
- a CDS encoding aromatic ring-hydroxylating oxygenase subunit alpha: MEKSVSNRMDDPLAAARESTVQMLQERQRTFSLPQPFYNDARLFALDMQEVFEKEWLFAGMTCEIPAKGNFMTLDIGDNPIVIVRGSEGAVHAFHNVCRHRGSRLCVKDKGKVAKLVCPYHQWTYELDGRLLFAGSDMGTDFDLDQFGLKPISVHTAGGFIFINLSDEPPAIDEFLTTLEHYLEPYQMDNVKVATESSIVEQANWKLVIENNRECYHCNGAHPELLNSLQEFDDTDDPRATPAYKALVARKQADWEQEQVPYQLTRLGQRNRLTRTPLLDGIVSMTMDGQPGCKKLMGRLKSPDMGSLRILHLPNSWNHFMGDHAVVFRVLPLGPQQTVVTTKWLVHKDAVEGVDYDPEKLRRVWDATNDQDRQLAEENQRGINSKAYQPGPYSETYEFGVIDFIDWYAARMLENLGYDAPTLHLAQG, encoded by the coding sequence ATGGAAAAAAGTGTTTCTAATCGGATGGATGACCCACTCGCTGCGGCTCGTGAGTCAACGGTCCAGATGCTGCAGGAAAGACAGCGTACCTTTTCGCTTCCGCAGCCGTTTTACAACGATGCCCGCCTGTTCGCGCTTGATATGCAGGAGGTCTTCGAGAAAGAGTGGCTGTTTGCGGGCATGACGTGCGAAATCCCGGCCAAGGGTAACTTCATGACATTGGATATCGGTGATAATCCCATTGTCATCGTGCGCGGCAGTGAAGGCGCTGTTCATGCGTTTCACAATGTCTGCCGCCACCGCGGGTCGCGTCTTTGCGTAAAAGATAAAGGCAAGGTGGCAAAACTCGTCTGTCCTTACCACCAGTGGACCTACGAACTTGATGGTCGATTGCTATTTGCCGGCAGCGACATGGGCACTGACTTCGACCTCGACCAGTTTGGCCTCAAGCCGATCAGCGTGCACACCGCCGGCGGCTTCATCTTTATCAACCTAAGCGATGAACCGCCCGCGATTGACGAATTCCTGACAACGCTTGAGCATTATCTTGAGCCGTACCAGATGGACAACGTCAAGGTCGCCACCGAGTCCAGCATCGTCGAGCAAGCTAACTGGAAGCTGGTCATCGAAAACAACCGCGAGTGCTATCACTGCAACGGCGCTCACCCCGAGCTGCTGAACTCGCTGCAGGAGTTCGATGACACCGACGACCCACGCGCCACACCCGCCTACAAAGCGCTGGTGGCCCGCAAACAGGCAGACTGGGAGCAGGAGCAGGTTCCCTATCAGCTTACGCGGCTTGGCCAGCGTAACCGCCTGACCCGTACACCGCTGCTGGATGGCATCGTGTCGATGACCATGGACGGCCAGCCCGGCTGCAAAAAGCTGATGGGTCGTCTGAAAAGCCCCGACATGGGCTCCCTGCGCATCCTGCATCTACCCAACTCATGGAACCACTTCATGGGCGATCACGCGGTCGTGTTCCGAGTATTGCCGCTTGGCCCGCAGCAAACCGTGGTGACCACCAAATGGCTGGTTCACAAGGACGCCGTGGAAGGCGTCGACTACGACCCCGAAAAACTGCGCCGCGTGTGGGATGCCACCAACGACCAGGATCGCCAACTCGCCGAGGAGAACCAGCGCGGCATCAATTCCAAGGCCTACCAACCCGGCCCCTACTCCGAGACCTATGAGTTCGGCGTTATCGACTTTATCGACTGGTACGCCGCCCGTATGCTCGAGAACCTGGGATATGATGCGCCGACGCTTCATCTAGCTCAGGGTTGA
- a CDS encoding hybrid-cluster NAD(P)-dependent oxidoreductase produces the protein MTTNFFNPVTTQTWTNGRHQVRCVKVIQETQDVRTFCFMAEQPVLFFFKPGQFVTLELEIDNQPIMRSYTISSSPSIPYSFSITVKQVPGGKVSNWLHANLKVGDELVVHGPVGNFNSIDFPAEKVLFLSGGVGITPLMSMTRWLFDTNAAVDVEFIHSARAPRDVIYHRELVHMFSRIPEFKLHIICENKEDIGEAWAGYRGYLTQPLFELIVPDFMEREIFCCGPTPYMNAVKSILRHHNFDMNHYHEESFGATPVEVREDVLELAEQAEVEAENVDTSELHSIEFASSGKSVRIQPGETVHAAAAKLGLHIPKACGMGICGTCRVELKSGEVEMEHNGGITEEDVEEGYILSCCSRPKGDLVVDF, from the coding sequence ATGACAACTAATTTCTTCAATCCAGTCACGACCCAAACCTGGACCAACGGCCGCCACCAGGTGCGTTGCGTCAAGGTGATCCAGGAAACTCAGGATGTGCGCACGTTCTGTTTTATGGCCGAGCAACCTGTGCTGTTCTTCTTCAAGCCCGGTCAGTTCGTGACCCTCGAGCTTGAGATCGATAATCAGCCGATCATGCGCTCCTATACGATTTCCAGCTCCCCTTCGATCCCTTACAGCTTTTCCATCACCGTTAAGCAAGTGCCTGGGGGCAAGGTATCAAACTGGTTGCATGCGAACCTGAAGGTGGGCGACGAACTGGTCGTGCACGGCCCGGTAGGCAACTTCAACTCCATCGATTTTCCTGCCGAAAAAGTGTTGTTTCTCTCTGGCGGCGTGGGCATTACCCCATTGATGTCCATGACACGTTGGCTTTTTGATACCAACGCCGCTGTTGACGTTGAGTTCATACACAGCGCCAGAGCCCCTCGCGATGTGATTTATCATCGCGAGCTGGTGCATATGTTTTCGCGCATTCCAGAGTTCAAGCTGCATATCATTTGCGAGAACAAAGAGGATATCGGCGAGGCCTGGGCCGGCTACCGTGGTTACCTAACGCAGCCACTGTTTGAGTTGATAGTGCCGGACTTTATGGAGAGAGAGATATTCTGTTGCGGCCCTACCCCCTATATGAACGCCGTCAAGAGTATTCTTCGACATCATAACTTTGACATGAATCACTACCATGAAGAGTCGTTTGGCGCTACGCCGGTTGAGGTACGTGAAGATGTCCTTGAGCTGGCTGAGCAGGCAGAAGTCGAAGCCGAAAATGTCGATACCAGCGAATTGCACAGCATCGAATTCGCCTCTTCAGGGAAAAGTGTTCGTATCCAGCCGGGTGAGACGGTTCATGCGGCGGCGGCCAAGCTGGGTCTGCATATTCCCAAGGCTTGTGGCATGGGAATTTGCGGTACTTGCCGAGTAGAGCTTAAGTCGGGTGAAGTGGAAATGGAGCATAACGGCGGTATTACGGAGGAGGATGTTGAAGAAGGCTACATTCTGTCTTGCTGCAGTCGGCCGAAAGGGGATCTGGTCGTCGATTTCTAG
- the glyA gene encoding serine hydroxymethyltransferase, which yields MLQSNFSPNARLASYDTLLAEAIAEETVRQEAHIELIASENYASKLVMEAQGTQLTNKYAEGYPGRRYYGGCEFVDKVEALAIERACNLFSANYANVQPHSGAQANAAVFMALVSPGDTVLGMSLAHGGHLTHGAAPNFSGKHYNAVQYGLKPETGEIDYEEVERLAREHQPKMIIAGFSAYSRVVDWRRFRAIADEVGAWLMVDMAHVAGLVAAGLYPSPLPFAHVVTTTTHKTLRGPRGGLILSAHGDEALYKKLNGAVFPGQQGGPLMHVIAAKAVAFKEAMNQEFVRYQQQVIDNAQAMAKVFMERGYDVVSGGTDDHLFLVSLIRQGITGKDADAALGRAHITVNKNTVPNDPQSPFVTSGLRIGTPAVTTRGFDAEECSELAGWICDILDELAAGKDTTSIEAEVQAKVTDVCAQHPVYAESAAEAVESIA from the coding sequence ATGCTTCAGAGTAATTTTTCCCCCAATGCACGTTTGGCCAGTTACGACACGTTGCTTGCTGAAGCAATTGCTGAAGAAACGGTTCGCCAAGAAGCGCATATTGAATTAATCGCCTCCGAAAATTACGCCAGTAAACTTGTTATGGAAGCGCAGGGCACACAGCTGACCAACAAGTACGCAGAAGGTTATCCAGGTCGCCGTTACTACGGCGGGTGTGAGTTCGTTGACAAGGTTGAAGCGCTAGCCATTGAGCGAGCTTGTAATCTATTTAGTGCCAACTATGCCAATGTGCAGCCGCACTCCGGGGCCCAGGCCAATGCCGCTGTGTTTATGGCGCTGGTATCGCCGGGCGATACCGTATTGGGTATGAGTCTTGCCCACGGTGGGCACTTAACCCATGGTGCTGCCCCCAATTTCTCGGGTAAGCACTACAACGCCGTACAGTATGGCCTCAAGCCGGAAACCGGCGAGATCGACTACGAAGAAGTTGAGCGCTTGGCTCGCGAGCACCAGCCGAAGATGATCATCGCGGGCTTCTCCGCCTACTCTCGCGTGGTGGATTGGCGGCGTTTTCGCGCTATTGCCGATGAGGTAGGCGCCTGGTTGATGGTCGATATGGCCCACGTCGCTGGATTAGTGGCCGCTGGCCTCTATCCAAGCCCGCTTCCCTTCGCTCATGTGGTCACCACCACCACCCATAAAACGCTGCGCGGCCCACGGGGTGGTTTGATTCTCTCCGCCCATGGTGACGAGGCTCTTTACAAGAAGCTCAATGGGGCGGTATTTCCGGGGCAGCAGGGCGGCCCGCTGATGCATGTTATTGCCGCCAAAGCGGTAGCGTTCAAGGAAGCCATGAACCAGGAGTTTGTGCGCTACCAGCAGCAGGTGATCGATAACGCCCAGGCCATGGCCAAAGTGTTTATGGAGCGCGGCTACGACGTGGTGTCCGGCGGCACCGACGACCACCTCTTTTTGGTTTCGCTTATCCGCCAAGGCATTACCGGTAAAGATGCGGATGCAGCCCTTGGCCGCGCACATATCACGGTGAATAAAAACACGGTGCCCAACGACCCGCAAAGCCCCTTTGTGACATCTGGCCTGCGTATTGGCACCCCCGCGGTCACCACGCGTGGCTTCGATGCCGAGGAGTGTAGCGAGCTGGCTGGATGGATCTGCGACATCTTAGACGAATTGGCGGCAGGCAAAGACACGACCTCCATTGAAGCTGAGGTGCAGGCCAAAGTGACCGACGTGTGTGCCCAGCACCCTGTCTACGCTGAGTCCGCCGCTGAAGCCGTCGAATCCATTGCTTGA
- a CDS encoding sarcosine oxidase subunit beta family protein, producing the protein MQRYSGFGLVKHALSHHENWERQWRNPTPKKQYDVIIVGGGGHGLATAYYLAKEFGVKNVAVIEKGWLGGGNTARNTTIVRSNYLWDESAALYEHAMKLWEGLSQDLNYNVMFSQRGVLNLGHTLQDMRDIQRRVNANRLNGIDGEVLDAKGVQELVPIMDCSKNARYPVMGASWQPRAGVARHDAVAWGYARGADAHGVDILQQTEVTGFKIRDGQIYGVHTNRGDIEAKTVGCVTAGNSSVLAKMGGFNLPLESHPLQALVSEPIKPILDTVVMSNQVHGYISQSDKGDLVIGAGIDGYNGYGQRGSYPTVEHTLQAIVEMFPIFSRVRMNRQWGGIVDTCPDACPIISKTPVKGLYFNCGWGTGGFKATPGSGHVFAASLAKGEMHPIAEPFSMFRFHSGALIDEHGAAGVAH; encoded by the coding sequence ATGCAACGCTATTCCGGCTTCGGCCTGGTCAAGCACGCGCTGAGCCACCACGAGAACTGGGAGCGCCAGTGGCGTAATCCAACGCCCAAGAAGCAGTACGATGTGATCATCGTTGGCGGTGGTGGTCATGGCTTGGCCACGGCTTACTACCTGGCCAAAGAGTTCGGCGTCAAAAATGTCGCAGTGATCGAAAAAGGCTGGCTGGGCGGTGGTAACACCGCCCGTAATACCACCATCGTGCGTTCCAACTACCTATGGGACGAATCGGCCGCTCTCTATGAGCACGCCATGAAGCTGTGGGAAGGGCTTTCCCAAGACCTTAACTACAACGTCATGTTCTCCCAGCGGGGGGTGCTCAACCTGGGGCATACCCTGCAGGACATGCGCGATATCCAGCGTCGGGTGAATGCCAACCGGTTGAACGGTATCGACGGCGAAGTATTAGACGCCAAAGGGGTGCAGGAACTGGTGCCGATTATGGACTGCTCCAAGAACGCTCGCTATCCGGTCATGGGGGCTTCCTGGCAACCGCGTGCAGGGGTGGCTCGCCACGATGCCGTGGCCTGGGGCTATGCCCGCGGTGCCGATGCCCACGGCGTGGATATTCTGCAGCAGACCGAAGTCACCGGCTTCAAGATTCGTGATGGCCAGATCTACGGTGTACACACTAACCGTGGCGATATTGAAGCCAAAACCGTCGGTTGCGTGACTGCCGGTAACTCCTCCGTGCTGGCCAAGATGGGCGGCTTTAACTTGCCGTTGGAGTCCCATCCGCTGCAAGCCTTAGTCTCTGAGCCGATCAAGCCTATTCTCGATACGGTGGTGATGTCGAACCAGGTGCATGGCTACATCAGCCAGTCTGACAAGGGCGACCTAGTGATCGGCGCGGGCATCGACGGCTATAACGGCTATGGTCAGCGCGGCAGTTATCCCACCGTGGAGCACACGCTCCAGGCGATCGTCGAGATGTTCCCGATCTTCTCTCGGGTACGCATGAACCGTCAGTGGGGCGGTATCGTCGATACCTGCCCGGATGCCTGTCCGATTATCTCCAAAACGCCGGTGAAGGGTCTGTACTTCAACTGCGGCTGGGGTACCGGCGGCTTCAAAGCCACACCAGGGTCGGGGCATGTATTCGCTGCCAGCCTGGCCAAGGGGGAAATGCACCCCATCGCCGAGCCGTTCTCCATGTTCCGCTTCCATAGCGGTGCGCTGATCGACGAACACGGCGCTGCCGGCGTGGCCCACTAG